Proteins found in one Zea mays cultivar B73 chromosome 1, Zm-B73-REFERENCE-NAM-5.0, whole genome shotgun sequence genomic segment:
- the LOC100283354 gene encoding Probable serine protease EDA2 precursor, whose translation MGSASARIATAAVHLVTAAAILLMLARGGEAVSLWLPPPTAGGGGFLGGADRYLTREEHWMNQTLDHFNPTDHRQFKQRYYEFLDYYRAPNGPIFLYICGESTCNGIGNNYLAVVAKKFGAALVSPEHRYYGKSSPFNSLTTENLQFLSSKQALFDLAVFRQYYQETLNAKYNRSGANSSWFVFGGSYAGALSAWFRLKFPHLTCGSLASSGVVLAVYNFTDFDKQIGISAGPECKAALQEITGLVDGQLQSGRNSVKELFGATKLENDGDFLYLLADAAAIAFQYGNPDVLCSPLAEAKKNGTDLVETFASYVKDYYIGKFGASVASYDQQYLKNTTPAESSYRLWWYQVCSEVAYFQVAPKNDSVRSPKIDTRYHLDLCRNVFGEGVYPDVFMTNLYYGGTGIAGSKIVFANGSQDPWRHASKQKSSDELPSYLIECKNCGHCSDLSGCPQAPSNIEGDSSKCSPPEALNKVRKEIVDHIDLWLSECQEQGHDKEPWLGSRWSIAAI comes from the exons ATGGGGTCCGCGTCCGCCCGCATCGCCACCGCCGCCGTGCACCTCGTCACCGCGGCCGCCATCCTCCTCATGCTCGCGCGAGGCGGCGAGGCCGTCAGTCTCTGGCTCCCGCCGCCGACCGCCGGAGGAGGGGGCTTCCTCGGCGGCGCGGACCGTTACCTGACTCGGGAGGAGCACTGGATGAACCAAACCCTGGATCACTTCAACCCGACG GACCATCGGCAATTCAAACAGCGGTACTACGAATTTCTCGACTACTACCGAGCTCCAAATGGCCCGATCTTCCTATACATCTGTGGAGAATCTACGTGCAATGGGATTGGCAATAACTACTTAGCT GTGGTGGCAAAGAAATTTGGTGCTGCATTGGTTTCTCCTGAGCATCGATACTATGGAAAGAGTTCTCCTTTTAACAGTTTGACAACAGAAAATCTACAGTTCTTGTCATCAAAGCAGGCTTTATTTGATCTTGCTGTTTTCCGCCAATATTATCAG GAAACCTTAAATGCCAAGTATAATCGCTCTGGGGCAAACAGTTCTTGGTTTGTTTTTGGAGGGTCATATGCTGGAGCACTCAGTGCTTGGTTCAGGTTGAAGTTTCCTCACTTGACATGTGGAAGCCTTGCAAGTTCAGGGGTTGTTCTTGCTGTATACAACTTTACCGATTTTGACAAACAG ATTGGGATCTCTGCTGGTCCTGAATGCAAGGCAGCACTTCAAGAAATAACAGGACTTGTTGATGGACAGCTTCAGTCTGGCCGTAACTCGGTTAAGGAGTTGTTTGGAGCGACAAAG TTAGAAAATGATGGTGACTTCCTCTACTTACTGGCAGATGCTGCTGCTATTGCG TTCCAATATGGTAATCCTGATGTCTTGTGCTCCCCACTAGCTGAAGCAAAGAAGAATGGGACAGATTTGGTG gaaacatttgctagttACGTGAAAGATTATTACATTGGAAAATTTGGGGCGTCAGTAGCATCATATGATCAGCAATATTTGAAGAACACAACTCCTGCTGAATCCT CATATAGACTATGGTGGTACCAAGTTTGCAGTGAGGTTGCATATTTCCAGGTGGCACCAAAAAACGATAGTGTTCGTTCCCCAAAGATCGACACGAG GTACCATTTGGACTTGTGCAGAAATGTTTTCGGCGAAGGAGTCTACCCTGATGTCTTTATGACAAACTTATACTATGGAGGCACAGGAATTGCAG GTTCTAaaattgtttttgcaaatggatcTCAAGACCCATGGCGCCACGCTTCTAAGCAGAAATCATCAGACGAAT TGCCATCATACCTAATTGAGTGCAAGAACTGCGGACACTGCAGTGATCTCTCTGGATGCCCTCAAGCTCCTTCAAACATTGAAG GTGATTCATCCAAGTGCTCACCTCCCGAAGCTCTGAACAAAGTAAGGAAGGAGATTGTCGATCACATTGACCTGTGGCTATCAGAATGCCAAGAGCAAG GACATGACAAGGAGCCATGGCTGGGAAGCAGATGGAGCATAGCTGCTATTTGA
- the LOC100283354 gene encoding probable serine protease EDA2 isoform X1 has product MGSASARIATAAVHLVTAAAILLMLARGGEAVSLWLPPPTAGGGGFLGGADRYLTREEHWMNQTLDHFNPTVSTDHRQFKQRYYEFLDYYRAPNGPIFLYICGESTCNGIGNNYLAVVAKKFGAALVSPEHRYYGKSSPFNSLTTENLQFLSSKQALFDLAVFRQYYQETLNAKYNRSGANSSWFVFGGSYAGALSAWFRLKFPHLTCGSLASSGVVLAVYNFTDFDKQIGISAGPECKAALQEITGLVDGQLQSGRNSVKELFGATKLENDGDFLYLLADAAAIAFQYGNPDVLCSPLAEAKKNGTDLVETFASYVKDYYIGKFGASVASYDQQYLKNTTPAESSYRLWWYQVCSEVAYFQVAPKNDSVRSPKIDTRYHLDLCRNVFGEGVYPDVFMTNLYYGGTGIAGSKIVFANGSQDPWRHASKQKSSDELPSYLIECKNCGHCSDLSGCPQAPSNIEGDSSKCSPPEALNKVRKEIVDHIDLWLSECQEQGHDKEPWLGSRWSIAAI; this is encoded by the exons ATGGGGTCCGCGTCCGCCCGCATCGCCACCGCCGCCGTGCACCTCGTCACCGCGGCCGCCATCCTCCTCATGCTCGCGCGAGGCGGCGAGGCCGTCAGTCTCTGGCTCCCGCCGCCGACCGCCGGAGGAGGGGGCTTCCTCGGCGGCGCGGACCGTTACCTGACTCGGGAGGAGCACTGGATGAACCAAACCCTGGATCACTTCAACCCGACGGTATCTACT GACCATCGGCAATTCAAACAGCGGTACTACGAATTTCTCGACTACTACCGAGCTCCAAATGGCCCGATCTTCCTATACATCTGTGGAGAATCTACGTGCAATGGGATTGGCAATAACTACTTAGCT GTGGTGGCAAAGAAATTTGGTGCTGCATTGGTTTCTCCTGAGCATCGATACTATGGAAAGAGTTCTCCTTTTAACAGTTTGACAACAGAAAATCTACAGTTCTTGTCATCAAAGCAGGCTTTATTTGATCTTGCTGTTTTCCGCCAATATTATCAG GAAACCTTAAATGCCAAGTATAATCGCTCTGGGGCAAACAGTTCTTGGTTTGTTTTTGGAGGGTCATATGCTGGAGCACTCAGTGCTTGGTTCAGGTTGAAGTTTCCTCACTTGACATGTGGAAGCCTTGCAAGTTCAGGGGTTGTTCTTGCTGTATACAACTTTACCGATTTTGACAAACAG ATTGGGATCTCTGCTGGTCCTGAATGCAAGGCAGCACTTCAAGAAATAACAGGACTTGTTGATGGACAGCTTCAGTCTGGCCGTAACTCGGTTAAGGAGTTGTTTGGAGCGACAAAG TTAGAAAATGATGGTGACTTCCTCTACTTACTGGCAGATGCTGCTGCTATTGCG TTCCAATATGGTAATCCTGATGTCTTGTGCTCCCCACTAGCTGAAGCAAAGAAGAATGGGACAGATTTGGTG gaaacatttgctagttACGTGAAAGATTATTACATTGGAAAATTTGGGGCGTCAGTAGCATCATATGATCAGCAATATTTGAAGAACACAACTCCTGCTGAATCCT CATATAGACTATGGTGGTACCAAGTTTGCAGTGAGGTTGCATATTTCCAGGTGGCACCAAAAAACGATAGTGTTCGTTCCCCAAAGATCGACACGAG GTACCATTTGGACTTGTGCAGAAATGTTTTCGGCGAAGGAGTCTACCCTGATGTCTTTATGACAAACTTATACTATGGAGGCACAGGAATTGCAG GTTCTAaaattgtttttgcaaatggatcTCAAGACCCATGGCGCCACGCTTCTAAGCAGAAATCATCAGACGAAT TGCCATCATACCTAATTGAGTGCAAGAACTGCGGACACTGCAGTGATCTCTCTGGATGCCCTCAAGCTCCTTCAAACATTGAAG GTGATTCATCCAAGTGCTCACCTCCCGAAGCTCTGAACAAAGTAAGGAAGGAGATTGTCGATCACATTGACCTGTGGCTATCAGAATGCCAAGAGCAAG GACATGACAAGGAGCCATGGCTGGGAAGCAGATGGAGCATAGCTGCTATTTGA
- the LOC103643377 gene encoding CDPK-related kinase 3: MGQCYARNVHGVDADGGGVEATTITVSAAGGPEDAASVGGGRGGGGRRSARPSPAGTPRGGRAGATPARSSAAGSPWTGSPLGLPDGIAPSPATSASTPRRFFRRPFPPPSPAKHIKASLARRLGHRSPASASQVPRPPVEVPIPEQGAGGAGEVERELDKSFGYDRHFAAKYELGKEVGRGHFGHTCLARARKGDMRGQVLAVKVISKAKMTTAISIEDVRREVKILKALSGHSNLVKFYDACEDALNVYIIMELCEGGELLDRILSRGGRYNEGDAKIIVEQILKVVAFCHLQGVVHRDLKPENFLFSTREEHSPMKIIDFGLSDFIRPDERLNDIVGSAYYVAPEVLHRSYSTEADMWSIGVITYILLCGSRPFWARTESGIFRSVLRADPNFDDSPWQSVSPEAKDFVKRLLNKDYRKRMTAAQALSHPWLRDEHRQIPLDMLVFKLVKAYLRSTPLKRAALKALSRAITEDELIYIRAQYNLLEPDSGDGRICIDNFRMALLQNCTDAMKESRTLEILNALEPLAYRRMDFEEFRAATISPYQLEAVPRWEEIASTAFEYFEQEGNRAITIEELAQEMNLSAAAYSIVRDWIRPLDGKLSFVGYTKFLHGLTMRSGNTRRHH; encoded by the exons ATGGGGCAGTGCTACGCGAGGAACGTGCACGGCGTCGACGCGGACGGCGGCGGCGTGGAGGCGACCACCATCACGGTCTCGGCGGCGGGCGGGCCGGAGGATGCGGCGTCGGTAGGGGGAGGGCGAGGAGGAGGAGGGAGGCGGAGCGCGCGGCCGTCGCCGGCCGGGACGCCGCGCGGGGGCAGGGCCGGGGCGACTCCGGCGCGGTCGTCGGCGGCGGGCAGCCCCTGGACGGGGagcccgctcggcctccccgaCGGCATCGCGCCGTCGCCCGCGACCTCGGCGTCCACGCCGCGCCGGTTCTTCCGCCGCCCCTTCCCGCCGCCTTCCCCGGCCAAGCACATCAAGGCGTCCCTCGCTCGCCGGCTCGGCCATCGCTCGCCGGCCTCCGCGTCGCAGGTGCCCAGGCCGCCCGTCGAGGTCCCGATCCCGGAGCAAGGGGCCGGCGGCGCTGGGGAGGTGGAGCGGGAGCTTGACAAGAGCTTCGGCTACGACCGCCACTTCGCCGCCAAGTACGAGCTGGGGAAGGAGGTGGGCCGCGGCCATTTCGGCCACACCTGCCTCGCGCGCGCCCGCAAGGGAGACATGAGAGGCCAGGTCCTGGCTGTCAAGGTCATCTCCAAAGCCAAG ATGACAACAGCAATATCTATTGAGGATGTGCGCAGAGAGGTGAAAATTTTGAAGGCGTTATCTGGACATTCCAACCTTGTCAAGTTTTATGATGCTTGTGAGGACGCCCTTAATGTCTACATAATCATGGA GCTTTGTGAAGGTGGAGAACTACTGGATAGAATCTTGTCCAG AGGTGGAAGATACAATGAAGGGGatgcaaaaattattgttgaaCAGATATTAAAAGTAGTTGCCTTTTGCCATCTTCAGGGTGTTGTTCACCGTGATCTGAAGCCAGAG AATTTCTTATTCAGCACTAGGGAAGAGCATTCTCCTATGAAGATAATTGATTTTGGTCTCTCAGATTTTATAAGACCAG ATGAAAGGCTTAATGACATTGTTGGAAGTGCATACTATGTTGCTCCAGAAGTCTTGCATAGGTCATATAGCACAGAAGCAGACATGTGGAGCATTGGTGTTATCACTTATATATTGCTGTGTGGTAGCAGGCCATTCTGGGCACGAACTGAATCAGGTATTTTTCGCTCAGTGCTGAGAGCTGATCCTAATTTTGACGACTCACCATGGCAATCAGTATCGCCTGAAGCTAAAGATTTTGTCAAAAGACTTCTTAACAAGGATTACAGAAAAAGAATGACTGCTGCACAGGCACTCT CTCACCCCTGGCTGCGAGATGAACACCGACAAATACCTTTGGATATGCTAGTATTCAAGTTGGTTAAAGCATACCTTCGATCGACGCCTCTCAAACGGGCGGCATTGAAG GCCTTGTCAAGAGCAATAACAGAAGATGAGCTTATCTACATCAGGGCACAATACAACTTGTTAGAACCAGACAGCGGAGATGGTAGAATATGTATTGATAATTTCAGGATG GCTCTTTTACAGAACTGTACTGATGCTATGAAAGAATCTAGAACACTTGAGATCTTGAATGCG CTGGAGCCACTCGCGTATAGGAGaatggactttgaggagttccgtgCAGCTACAATAAGCCCTTACCAGCTTGAGGCTGTGCCGCGCTGGGAAGAAATCGCCAGTACTGCATTCGAGTACTTTGAGCAGGAAGGCAACCGTGCTATCACAATCGAGGAGCTTGCTCAG GAGATGAATCTTTCTGCAGCAGCGTATTCCATCGTCCGTGACTGGATCAGACCGTTGGACGGCAAGCTTAGCTTTGTAGGCTACACCAAGTTTTTGCATGGACTAACGATGCGAAGCGGCAACACAAGGCGGCACCATTGA